A stretch of Brassica napus cultivar Da-Ae chromosome C6, Da-Ae, whole genome shotgun sequence DNA encodes these proteins:
- the LOC125589056 gene encoding protein TRACHEARY ELEMENT DIFFERENTIATION-RELATED 6-like — MASLDAINRPTPTPDHDTTVVSLSFSLGCVMFLAFLVFVICFMIKKKCKKNSNKSEIVRVDEHYKMNEAIVEGPHGPEAVVLSVEDDVHIEDLVKKGEKKWEKTV, encoded by the exons ATGGCCTCCTTGGACGCTATTAACCGCCCGACACCAACTCCAGACCATGACACGACTGTCGTA tcgTTGTCTTTCTCTCTAGGTTGCGTTATGTTCTTGGCGTTTCTAGTGTTTGTCATTTGtttcatgatcaagaagaaaTGCAAGAAGAACAGTAATAAAAGTGAGATAGTTCGTGTCGATGAGCACTATAAGATGAACGAAGCTATAGTCGAGGGACCTCATGGACCAGAGGCAGTGGTGCTATCTGTTGAGGATGATGTTCATATAGAAGATTTAGTCAAAAAAGGGGAGAAAAAATGGGAAAAGACGGTGTAG